Genomic DNA from Enterococcus saccharolyticus subsp. saccharolyticus:
TGTTCTTCACGTAATTTTTGTTGTGTCGCTGTATCTTTTGAAGAATATTGTTTTTGTAATTCTTTTAGTTTCGGTTGTAATTCTTGCGTTTTACGCATACTTTTTGTTTGGAAATTCATCAATGGTAATAAAATAATTCGGATAATCAATGTGAAAAGGATAATTCCTATCCCACGTGATCCACCAACTGACAACCATTTAATAGCTTCCGCAAAGTAATAAACAACGTATCTTTCCCAAAACCCAGTGCTTTGGGCAGAAACTTCGCTTGTTCCACAAGCTGATAATAATACTACTAATGATACAAGAGCCATCATCAGTAGGAGACGCTTTCTTTTTTTCACTGAACAATTTTCCTTTCCCTTAACTGATTATTTTTGCAAGTTTAAATACATGCAACAAATTCGAGTACACTTCTTGGGAAGATAAAGTTGAAACGGATGGTCTAGCGATGACGATAAAATCCAAATGTGGATTGATCATGTCTTTCATATCGAAAATACTGGCTCGAATTTTGCGTTTAACGGCATTTCGGGCAACTGCATTACCGATTTTTTTTCCGACAGAAATTCCTACGCGAAAATGTGGTTGTTCTTTAGGTAAAACATAGACCACAAATTTGCGATTCGCAAATGATTGTCCTGTTTGAAAAACTTTTTGAAATTCTTTCTCTTTTTTGACTCGATATGCCTTTCTCATGTCCTTTTCATCATTTCCTTCTACTTAGATACTCACTCACCAATAATACCATAATTTGTAATATCGGTTCAGCTTTTCAGCTAAAAAAGTGCATAAAAAAAACCACTGAGGTTCAGTGGCTTATGCAGAAA
This window encodes:
- the rnpA gene encoding ribonuclease P protein component; protein product: MRKAYRVKKEKEFQKVFQTGQSFANRKFVVYVLPKEQPHFRVGISVGKKIGNAVARNAVKRKIRASIFDMKDMINPHLDFIVIARPSVSTLSSQEVYSNLLHVFKLAKIIS